One stretch of Oncorhynchus keta strain PuntledgeMale-10-30-2019 chromosome 18, Oket_V2, whole genome shotgun sequence DNA includes these proteins:
- the LOC118397163 gene encoding mRNA decay activator protein ZFP36-like: MSNMIDDIITRNLINLGLDEPFTQKQIQSMVPRLNRSTSFFSPKSHSLSSEQLNDDTPWPLDIWSKMAPSQPQVSFRPDRSMSLTESSVLSFSKMKTLDEVPPPPGFPPLNNPTPLPSNRYKTELCRSFQENGSCKYGSKCQFAHGEPELRGLYRHPKYKTEACRTFYNFGYCPYGARCHFIHEEKLTPLTQKFHNQALADQSPRQLRQSVSFAGFMGSRSSPPPALHDPLGFTRAPSVSPPPADILSPVFNDTQRDTFQFCQSRPSVGDIHNIPMIVEPQKPSRCVCGHGNNFPDTLNKSYAMEDRNNVYITQQNLHRFSSEDSLSDRDSYTSTGSTSGSESPTFDGAGNKRLTVFARLSLSD, encoded by the exons ATGTCAAATATGATCGACGATATTATCACGAGG AATCTGATCAATCTGGGTTTAGATGAACCATTCACCCAGAAACAAATTCAATCGATGGTACCTCGTCTCAACCGTTCAACTTCGTTCTTCTCACCAAAGAGCCATAGTCTAAGCTCTGAGCAATTGAACGATGATACCCCCTGGCCACTTGACATTTGGAGCAAGATGGCTCCAAGTCAACCACAGGTTTCCTTCAGACCTGACCGCTCCATGAGTCTGACCGAATCCAGTGTACTCTCCTTCAGTAAAATGAAGACCCTGGATGAAGTGCCTCCACCGCCTGGATTTCCCCCACTGAACAACCCGACACCTCTCCCTTCCAACCGTTACAAGACCGAACTGTGCCGTAGTTTCCAGGAGAACGGCAGCTGTAAATATGGGAGCAAGTGTCAGTTTGCCCATGGAGAGCCTGAGCTGCGTGGTTTATACAGGCACCCAAAATACAAAACGGAGGCCTGCCGCACCTTTTACAACTTTGGCTACTGCCCATATGGAGCCCGCTGTCACTTCATTCATGAAGAGAAGCTCACCCCCTTAACCCAAAAGTTCCACAACCAAGCACTTGCTGATCAGAGCCCACGTCAGCTCCGTCAGAGCGTCAGTTTCGCAGGTTTCATGGGATCACGCAGCTCTCCTCCCCCTGCGCTCCACGACCCCCTTGGCTTCACCCGTGCGCCCTCGGTGTCACCACCCCCTGCGGACATTCTCTCCCCAGTGTTCAATGACACCCAACGCGACACATTTCAGTTTTGTCAGAGCCGACCCAGTGTTGGTGACATCCACAACATCCCTATGATAGTTGAGCCACAGAAGCCCTCACGCTGCGTTTGTGGCCACGGAAATAACTTCCCAGACACTCTGAACAAATCGTACGCTATGGAGGACCGCAACAACGTCTACATCACCCAGCAAAACCTCCACCGCTTCTCTTCTGAAGATTCCCTCTCAGATCGGGATAGTTACACCAGCACAGGCAGCACCAGCGGTTCAGAGTCCCCCACATTTGATGGGGCTGGCAACAAACGCCTCACCGTCTTTGCGCGTCTGTCACTCTCTGACTAG